Part of the Candidatus Chlorohelix allophototropha genome, ATAACACCTTGCGTTCGTTGGCACGGGCGGGGGATGCCGCCTACACCGGAGTAAGCCAAGACCCGGCTTTCTACAATGCTAACGCCCAAAATAGCGCGGCAGTTCCGCCCTATCTGGTGACAATTCGTGAGGGCGATAACGCCGGTCCGTGGTATCACCTGTTCGGCACTGCCTTCTTTGAACTGGAGAGTCAGGGACAGTGGGGCCCGCTGGCAAGTATTAAAGATATGCTCACATGGGAAAATGCTAAAGGTTTGTTGAGTGGCAACCTCTATACACCCGCCAAAGATGACGCGCAAAGCACCAGTTCCGAACTCGCCAACCTAGCCGAGCAATATTATCGGCAATTACTCGGCAACCGCAACCCCGATATTGAGAAATTCTGCTTCAATGTGTGGGGCGGGCAACTGGGTGCATGGCTCTGGAATATTGCCCCTAAATCGGGCGTGGATATATCGGGCGCAAAAGGCGTGGCAGATTGGGTGAAGGGCTACACTTGGGATCCAGCTGTGGGATTGGCAAGCTATGTTAAAAATTATGTGACCGGTGGTACTACCGCCACGAAAACTCAACCGACTGTTTCAATATTCGGGGCTAAAAATGCCAAACCAAAGCCCAAACTTGTAATGACAGGTTCGCCTATTAATATGACTTGGGAGGGGCAGAACCTAAAGATGGCAATTGACCAGAATACGGGCGCACTTTACGGTTATATGCCCTTCTCCATTTGGCCCGTTCAAGAAAAAGACGGTACATGGGCGATGTTGTGGAGTGCGCCACCCGACCTGAATTATAAAGTGACGTTGGAAGGTTCAGGCGGAGGCAACGTACATTTAGTGGCAATTGACCCTGAATCCTCGCAAATAGCCACCTATACCAGCCCGGTCAGTACCGGCGAGAAAATGACAATGGACGTAAGTGCCAAAAACAGTCTGCCCAGTCTTAGTCGCGCCAGCGGTGAGGTAATAAAACCTGCTGTCAGAACCGCAAATTTAAGCCCCATCTCTTCGGACGTGCAAGCTACGGCTACGGATGCGGGAATACCGGGTTGGGTAGTGCCTGCGCTTATCGGTGTTATAGCGGCGGCAGCATTATTAATAATAGTAACGCTTGTACTTCTGCTTGGACACAAACGAACCAAAACGATACGCCATTAACCCGGAAAGGAACAAAGCAGTGGTTACACCCCAACAAGCATACGAATATGCGCTTAATCAGGAAAGAGCGGGCAACCCACAGGCAGCCTTTGAAACTTTGGTTGACTTGAACCGTCAATATCCCCACTTTGCAGATGTAGAGGCGCGGCTGGCAAATTTCTCCCGCCAGAATTTCCGCTATTATGGACAGCTAAGTTTCTTTGCCATGACTCCACCACCGCCCGCTTATCCGGTAATGCAGCAAGGCGCAATACCGCCTAGCTCTCCTAAAAAGGGCAAAGGCGGTTTGATTGCCTTACTGATAAGCGGACTGGTGCTGTTAATTGCGGCAAGCGGGGCATTATTGTATTTAATGGTGTTCAGTAAAAATAGTACACCATCCACCACCCTTACGGTCGCCGCCGACCCACTTGCGCCAACCCTGACCGCCATCTCGAAAATTAGCGTTGCGCCACAGGCTACCACACCAGCAAGCACAACTGCTACCGACAGCAGTACCGCCAAAGCAACGACTGTGGCTACTACGCCCACTATCGCCGCCACCACCATTGCGCCTACGCCCACCGCTAAACCCACTACGCCCCCTGCCACTACCAGCGCAAGCGGATTCAAACCTCTTACCTCGGTATCCGGTATAAAGGAAGTGCCACTTGACACGCAAATCATGAAAGAAACCACCGCCTCTATGTCGAAGATTCCGGATTTTAGTATGAAAATGTATGTTTCCACCGAGATACCGGAATCGTTGGCTAAAAACCTGCATAGCTCATTCATTACCGCCAAGTATACTTTTGCTGGATTAGGAGAGAGTGAACCATTTGCAGCGGATAATGTAATCATAGGTGCATACGCTCAAAATGATACGCCTGACTTAGTTTTTACGGTCTACTTGCTAACCGCCAACCGCGATGATAATAAAACTATTCTGGCAGATATTCCGGGAATGACTCTCGAAAGTGAAACCAAAATTCTCGACCAGATGAAAGGTTATTCGAGCTTTGTTATAGCAATGTCCGGCACAGGCTTGAATATCATGCTCTTCAGCGGAGGTTCCACTCCCACTCCTACTGCTACCCCTATAGTTCTCGGCAACCCGACCTATAATCGAAAAGTGGTTTATACCTCCACCCGCAACGGCAAAAACGCGGTGTATCTGTACGATTTTGCCAAACGGGCTGAAATTGCCCTCTCCGAACCGAGTTTCGCCTGTAGCGAGGCGGTTTGGTCATTGCTCGGTAGTGAAATCTACCTGACTTGCCGCGATTCAATTTACGTAGTCAGCCCTGACGGTAGCGGCTTCCGCAAAATTGAGGACGGAACACAGCCCCATCCTTCGCCGTTAAAAGGCTTTGTTTTCGTGAACGTGATAAAGGATGATTGCAATGGGGTCGAGCAAATCTATTTTCGCCACTTCAACGGACCGAACGAACGCTTGACTTGTAATAGCAACGCCAAGTTAGCGCCACGTGTTTCGCCAGATGGCGCGCAGATTGTGTATTCCGAACTTATAGGCGGAAAATGGCAATTGGTTATCATTGACGTGGCAGGAGGCGAAAATCGGCACGTTATCAACCCAAACGTAGATAATGCCCGCTATCCCACTTGGTCACCGGACGGCACGAAACTCGCCTTTAGCACCGGCGATGGCAAAGGTATTAACGCCCAAATTTACGTGTTGAACCTTAAAGATAATAGCCTAACCCAGCTTACTACGGAAGGCTTTAACGGAAGACCGCGCTGGATGAAACAGGGTTATATCATCTTTCATTCCAACCGTGATTTTGCCAGCAATCGCAATGATGACGGCACGCCCGATCAAGCGCTTTACCTGATGCTGGATGATGGCAACCATCAGGAGCGAATGCCCCTTACCAGTTCAGAGGATAACTGGGCGCCCGACATCTATTAGGCTTTTACAATTGTTTCAGGCAGGGGGTTTATACCCCCTGTTTTAATGTAACGAATAATCCGGTTGTTCTATCCTTAACCCAATTCTTTCAAAACTGAGAATAAGCTTAGAGTCTGCTGATAAATTCGGTGATTTCCCCTCCTTAAAACCTCTCAGCCAAGCTGATATCAACGTTCCTGAACTCAAATTGTTCCTTTATTGTCAGAAACCTAGCAACAATTGGGGCAATAATCTCAGAAAATACTCAGATATCTTTCAGTGAGAATTCAGGCAAGTTAGTTATGCTGGTTCTATGAACGGAAGCGAGAAGCTAAAGACCTGAACTGAAGCCTCCGCACCGAGCATACAAACTATATAGATTGCTGTCTCGCGACAGCGCCAATAATTAAAAGCGAATCGTGATAACGTAAGTCAGATTCAGCAAAGAAAGGTTTCGGTAAAGAAAGAAATGAAACGCAAAGAAAACGGCACAATAGCGAAACAAGGTAAAAACAAGCGGTTTGCTAAAATGTTTGGTGGGGCGGCGCTGGTGGCAACCCTCGCTTTCGGGGGTGGTAGTATCCTTAATTCTAATACCACTCTAACTTATGCACAGACCGCCCCGGCAGCTACGCCAAGTAGCAGCGATATCACCGTAGCGCCCACAACTGATCAATCTACTCAAGTGCAACATGGCATGAAGGATAGGCAAGGTGGGCGAGGGCAAAACCCTGATAGAGCCGGGGAATTAGAAGGGGCTATAACCAGTATTAGTGGTAACACTATCACCCTAAAAAGTAACGATGCTACTATTATCACTGCGACAGTGGATAGCACCACAACCTATACTGAAGCAGGTAAAACAATTACTTTGGCAGGTTTGAAAGTTGGAGAAAGGGTTCACCTTAAGCAAACCGGCAGCAGCAATGGCATCTATACCGTTTCAGCCGTAGAGGTGGAGCTAAACCACGATCAGGGTACAGTTACAGCCGTTAGCAGCGACAGTTTGACCATTACTCGCGCGGATAATTCTACCTTAAAAGTAGTTTTAAATTCGAACACTACCTATACCGACCTTGGTAAAACTATCAACCAGAGCGACCTTAAAAGTGGGGTAAAGGTTGAAGTTGAAGGAAATCTTAACAGCGACGGTAATTTGGAAGCTTCTGTGATAGAAGTCGAGCATGACCGATTAGGTGGCACAGTTACGGCTATCAATGGCAACTCAATTACAATCCAAGTTGATGGTAGGGACGCACCGGGCGGTGGTAGAAAAGGTCAAGACCATAATAAGCCTAATGCCGCTAATAATGGGACTGTGACAACCAGTACCGCTACCACTAAAACCATCACAGTTGATAGCAGCACTACTTACAGCGCAGCCGGACAAAGCGTACAGTTGTCTGCTATAGCAGTCGGCAGTCGGGTGGATGCTGAAGGCACGTTGAGCAGTGACAGCAACAGCCTAACCGCTTTACAGGTCAACATTCAAATGCCGGAATATCGAGGGCAGGTTACGGCAGTAGATGGTTCGACCATTACCCTGCAAGACCGAAATGGCACACGTACCATTGAGATAAATAGCAGCACCAAATACCTGAATGGAACGACCGCTGCAACCCTAAGCGATGTCAAAGTTGGAACCAATCTTGAAGCGGAGGGACAAGTGGACAGTTCTGGAAAAATGACTGCGAGCCTCATACAACTCGGACAGCCACAGCAAGGACCGGGAGGGGGTCATGGTCACGGGCGTTAATAGCCCTTCCAAGCTCAAATAAGTTAGTTTGAGTTCCAAAAAGAGCGGGGATTATCCGAATTGAAAGGGTAATTCCCGTTTTGTTATGTAAAGTATATGAGGGCATCTGCCCTATTATCCTTATTATGTTCTCGCAATCTTCCACAAAAAATCGTCAATCTCTTGCATATAACGCAGAAAAGCCAGTATAATAGTACAAATTACATCTATGTGCAACCCTTAAATGTTGACAATTCTTAGTGAAAGCAGGTTCGAGCAATGGCACGCTTGCAGGGCAAAGTAGCTCTCATTACCGGGGCAGCAGGTGGCATTGGCCTTGCTACTGCCCGGCGATTCGCGCAGGAAGGCGCGATTGTGGCAGTTAACGATATGAACGAGGCAGCGGGAATTAAGGAAGTTGAAGAAATTTGCGCGGCAGGCGGAAGAGCCGAGTTTTATCATGGTAGTGTTACCGATGCCGACTTTGTGAAAAACATGATGAAAGATGTAGTGCATCGTTTCGGAAAATTGGATATTCTGATCAATAACGCCGGAGTGTTGCGCGATGCGATGTCCCACCGAATGACTGAGGAACAGTGGGATACCATCATGAACATTCACCTGAAAGGTACGTTCTTTTGCTCCCGAACAGCCTTTGAACACATGAAGCACCAAAATAACGGACGTATTATCAATACCAGTTCAACCTCATCTCAGGGCAATATCGGACAAGCAAACTATGCTGCCGCCAAAGCCGGTATTATCGGCTTGACCAAGACATTGGCGCTGGAATATGCCCGGTATCATATAACGGTAAATGCGGTTGCGCCCGGTTTTATTACCACTTCGATGACTGCCGCGATCCCAACTCATGTCCATGAGGCAGTAGTAAATCGGATTCCGCTCAAGCGCAAAGGCGAACCGGAAGAAGTTGCGAATTTGCACCTTTTCCTCGCCAGCGACGAATCTTCATATATTACCGGACAAGTGATTTTTATTGACGGTGGCGGAACCGTCGGCATGTAAGCTTGTTTGTAACAATAGCCTTAACGCCGGAGAACCTTCCGGCGTTTTTTTCATTTCTCAGCCAAGCTCAAAATAAACCGCAGTTGCCCACCAATAAGAGCCACCACCCAAAGGAGGGCGATCTTCGCCACTGGCAAAGAAAATTTGCTGTTGGTAAAGCGACTGGATATTCTTGATATTAATGTTTCGGGTTTGCAGCCATGTCTGGAAGGTCTGCTCAAGGTTATCAATCGAGGGGGTGCGCCCCGCCCCAATAGTAAGCGCGCTACTCTTTTTTTCTACCTGATCGAAAAGGCTTCTGAAGGTGGAACTAGAGTTGCGAAGCTGCTGGCTGCCCACTGAAAAAACCCGCTTTGCCAGTTGCTGGTCGAGTGGAGTGGTAGCCGCTACAAAAAAATAAGCGTGCTTGACTCGTTTTGATCCAAATGCCATGCCAACACTTCCCTTTTTTCATGAAGTTTTATATTTCGCTTGGGGCAAGAAGCCTATGAAAGTTATCAAATAAAGCCGTGTATAGGTGAGTAGTCGAAGAGCAAATCGCCCAGTTGCCATAACTGATAAACGCTCCCGTCACTACACGCTACATGATATTGCTTATCGAGTTTTTCACGGTATCGTGTTTAGTTTTCATAATGTTACTGATCATTTCCACTTGGGAATTGAGGTCGAGGATTGCTTGCCCGCCAGTTCCCGTACCGCCGCTTACATTCTCCAGAGCTTCATCCGCTAGTTCACCTTCTACGATAGGCAATGCGGTTTGTTCCTCTTTTTTCTCCTGCATAGATTTTCTCCTATTTAATATTTTTCGGATCTATTCAGTTCAAAAGCTTAGGAAAATCGGATTGGTCGGCGTTGTGTTAGTTCCTACTCAAATGTTATACAGTTAGTCTATCAGCCTTGTCAACTGAAACTGTCTGAATTGTTTAAGTCTTAAAAATGAGCTAATTGTTACATTTAATTTAACTTTTTTAAGATTAGCAATCAAGCGATTGACGATATTTTCATTTGGGTTACAATTAAGCCAGTAAATTATTTTCTGGCTGGCAGGGGATTATTTATGCTCTTCAAGCAAAAAACCGATACGCGAAATCCACTTCAAGAGATTTCGGCTACAACGACACAAATAAAGGAAACGCCACCTGACCTCAAGATTACCCGCTTATCTTTCTGGGAACACTGGATCACGGTAGGGTTAATGTACCGCAATTATCGGGATTCTGACCCTGTTTTTGAGCGTATTATGGGGACAGGTTGGCGTAAGCCCTTTTCGCGTTTCGTGCGAGGTCCCTTGTATTATTGGTTACTTAACCGGGGCTATGGCTTACGTGCCGGAAAGAAACTTGCCGGGCAGCTTTATTTGCAACACCGCAAATTCCTAACCCATGTGAACGATCTCGAAATTAACGTGGGTTTCAGAGGCAATCATTACGGTTATCTGCTTATGGATTTTGCCGAACAGGAAGCGCGCAAACGCGGTTATCGCTTCCTCACCCTAGGCGTAACCAATTCCAATATTCGCGCTATAAATCTCTATCGTAAATTAAATTACCTAGACCAACATCACGAGCATTTTTTCTTGTCGCGCCCCCACTATCGCCTGCCGCCCGATATAACACCGCCACCGCCCGGTATCGGCAAAATCAGCATGCGCCCGATGCGCAGACGCGAAGCTGCCAAAAGCCTGAAACACTTTTTTGAAATCGAGCAGCGCGCCTCCAATCCTGAAACTGCACGGGTCTGGGAAAAATATTATCGCCCCTTGTTGCCAGATACCGCCAAAGGCTATAGCTTCAGCATAACTATCGCGGGTTCTACCACACCAGTAGCCCACGCCGATTTTTTCGACTGGGGCGCACGCGGCGGTCGGTGGCGTTTTTTCTTAAAACCCGAACTGTGGGGTACGTCTGAAGAAAAAGCCCTGCTTGAAAACCTAATCCACCATACCCGCAGTTATACGCAGTTGTGGTTGAGCTTCGGGTCAGCCCTACACCACCGCAGGGCAGAGACATTGGCGCGTAATCTCGGCATGGTTGAACGAGATGGGGAACGTATGCTGATGGTCAAGCTTTTGCAATAAAAAACCCCTTCTCAGCGAAGGGGCTTTTCAAGATACTACGTGTTTACTACTTGGTAGTAATATTCATCTCCTTAGGCTTTACACCTTTCTCCACCCAATTCTTCAACTCGTTCCAGGCGAAAACCATCTGGGACGGCTTGAAGTCGCAGTGCTTCGGACTCCAAGTGTTGGGGTCAACGTAGGGATTGAACGAGAATGCGCCGGGATCAACATTCTGCACCACAAAGCGCGAACTGTTATGTTGAGCCTGTACTTTGGCTTTCAGAGTAAGTTCGTGGCTATAAGGAACCAGTGGGTCAACCGTATTATGCACGCTCAGTACCTTCGCTTCAAAATCGCCTTTGGGGGTGTACCAGTTGTTCAAATAGGTAACCGCTTTCGGGTTATCCACTGCCAACTGATAAATGCCGCTGTTGATTGGGACACCAAACAGGTTAGGACCACCCGCATAGGTAGCTTTAGTATTACTATAGCCAATACCGCCTGCCGTCTGGATTAGATCTGCAAACCCGGTAGTGGCACCCATCAATGCGGTAATAAAAGAGACAGGCTCAGGGGTTATACCGGCAGCAACACTGACTTGCTGGATAATATACTGAGCAGGGATATAAACCGATGGGTCTGGATATGCAGCCGCACCAAATAGAGTTGCTACTTGAGTTACTGCCTCTTGTGGAAGGACAGGTTTTCGGGGGTCTCCTAATGTGCCATCGAACGCTTTCAACTGGAAGGGAGTATTCAGCGTGTAGAAATCATACACCATCCTAAAATCTGCCAGATAGCGTACCTGCTCGTACCAACCAGACACCACGCCGCAGAAGGGCAACGCGCCGACATAATCATCCTCGTATTTTTCAATCAGCGCCATCACAACGTTGCCGCCCATCGAGTCGCCGATTATATACGCGCGGTGATTTCCAATCCGGTCAACCAGCTTTTTAAGCGATTGGGTGTTCTTCACCCCGTTCTCTACCGCATAGCCGTCTTTGCTATATGCAGAGTAACCATAGGCAAAGCCCTGACCAAACGCCGTGTTCAGCACAGCCTTAATATTATCACCAACAGCCCACGGAGCGTTAAAATCCTGAGTTCCGGGATTGGCATAGCCGTGCGCATATAATACTACTTGATGATTCCAGTTAAACGGAATCTTGAGCAAGAATAACGCGCCATCCAGTTTGCCCGTAGCGGTTATGGAACGCTCGGTGTTATTCGTTGTAACCTTCAGGTCAGTCACCCTATCAAACTTATTAGGAATAAGCTGATGTTCCCTATCAAACAAAATGGACGACTGAGCATTAACCGATTCAAAAGCCTGCTCGACCGTCGCCGCCGAAATCACAGTCTCATCGTAAGCCCATGCTTGGGGGATCGTGGTGAACATCAAAGCCATAAGAACTAACATACTCCAGAACAAATGCTGCAACTTGCGTTTTCTCATTTTTCAACCTCCATACTGTAATTGTGAGTATCCCGCTAGCTAATACCTGCAACTGGCGCAAACCAGAATTTTTTTCCACGTTTGCGGTGCGGGTAGTTTCCTTTGGTAGAGCGTGTTTCTCCGTTCCTTATCGGGGCGCAATTAATCGACCAGACCGAAGGCTGGCTTTTTACGGCAACGTTGCACTAAGGGTTAATATGCTGCTACGATAAAAGCTGAAACGTTATTAGGGCAGGAACGGAGTTGTTTCGGTATGTATTCAAGAAAGGGCAGTAGCTGACTTAAATGAGGGAGTAAAGCTAGCGCTGCTGCCACAAGAAATTAGGCAAAGGTTGATTTTGTAAACTATGTTACGCTATTCACATTTTCATTATATCCCCATTTTACTGGCTTTTAAAGACTTAATTAGTGGATTTCTGTTGCTAAAAACTGTAAATTACTGTAAAAAATAACAGTGATCGAGTAAGAATATTAATCTAAGATTAAACCGAATATGAATAATTCAATTGAAATCAGCCAATACTTGAAACAGTTATGGGCTAATCCAGAGGCACGCCAGAAACGGCATCTTGATCTTAGAACGGCACGTACCATCTCCTTAACCGACAATTACCCCGATACCGCAAGTTGGGCAGCGGCAAATATTGCTACCCAACTTCAGGAATCCACTAACTTCAAAGCCAACGGGTGTTTGCTAGATGTCGGGTGCGGCAGCGGTTTATATTTAAATTTGCTAGATGGTTCCTATAAATTCGCGGTAGGCATGGATAAATCTCCGGCAGCGCTGGCGCAATTTCCCGGCAATAGCGAAAAAGCACAGCCGCTACGAGGCGATATACTGAACCTCCCTTTTGCGCCGGAGACTTTTGGCGCAGCAATGGCAAACCGCATGCTAAATCTGACCGGGGCTATTCAGCGTGCCTTGAACGAAATCCGGCGAGTGTTGGTCACACAAGGCTTGTTGTTCATTGTAACCGCCGAACGAGAAGAAGGCGCAACCTTGCGAAAAGCGCATGAAGCAGCACTGATAGAGAGCGGCTTTCCTGAACGCTTTTACACTCGTTCTAGTCCACCTGACCAGAGATTGGGACGCGAAAACGGCGAAAGGTGGTTGCGCGAAGCGGGATTTGAAGTGCGGCAAATACTGGATTACGAGCGGGTAATTGCGCCTTTATCTTTAGCCGAAGCGCTGGAATTATATGCTACCGGATTGCTTTTCCAACGTTCGTTAGGCTTTGACGAACCCGGCATCGAACCTGAACGCTGGACAAAGCTTTATCAAGCAATGGAAGCAAGGTTGGCGGCTTTGCTAGAACTAGAGGGCAAACTGGAAATCCGCGATGGGGCAACCCTTTTTACTGCCTACAAATCGCTTTAAATATGCCAGCAAAGGTATTCAGGCAAATTTGAACGAATGGCGCTTAAATTAGTTCAAATATTTGGCAAGGTTTATTGTTTAGTGCAAACCTCGCGCAAAGATTTAAAGCAATTGTGTCAATTTAGAGGCTTGTCAGGGTCAAAGCAAGAAAATCACTGTTGGTAGCATAAACCCCGACTCTAACGGCAGGGTCTGTCCTATACTCCGTAAGTTGGTTATAATGTATTGAGGTTCTTTTGATTTTGATTCTAGTTTCAGAACCTAAATCTAACCAAAGGTAACCTTTTTTTTATTCGTAAATATTTGCCCTGCCAAACTCGTAAAAGTTGATTAATCGCTTTAAGAAAGGCTGTGGTAAAATGGATTTTATCGAATTAGAGAGTCTTCCTTTGTTATGTATTGGTTAAATTAATGATACCAAAGTATAGTGGCATTCTTCTATTTTCTACTATTATTTGTCCTTTTTTGTGTAGAAATTTATTTCCAATTTTAGCCTGATTGTTAAATCTACTTTTAGCCGGGGAATATAGCGTGAGTGACACTAAAACAGGCGCAAGCCAGCGAACATCCTCTCAAATCTCTGCCAGACTCTTTATGTTGGCAGGAACACAACAAGGGCGCGAATATCCTTTGGTTGACCGTGTAACCACAATTGGACGCGGTATCAATAATGATATTGTAATTTCTGACCCTCAAACCAGCCGCCGCCATGTTGAAATCACTTTTGAGAATGGGGTTTATACCGCCATAGATCAGGGCAGCGCCAACGGTTTTTACGTTAACGAACACCAAACCCAACGCGCCGTGTTGAAAGATGGAGATATTATTACCATTGGGCTGGTCAGGATGGCGTTCCGAACCACGCAAGGCGAGTTACCCGCTCTTAATCTGCCCCCGGCTTCTACCGGGATTAATATTCCGCTGATCGAGCCTACCGCTATCCTGCAAAGCGCACCGCCGCCTGCTCAGGCAGTACCACCCCCACCAACCGGAGTTGCGGTAGTGCCTACGCCGATAGATGAGCGCGGTTTGGAGCAAATTGACTTGCGCGTTCGACAACTCACCGCGATTGGGCGCGACCGCACTGCTAACGAGATTGTACTGGATAACCCCCAAGTTTCGCGCCGTCATGCCCAGATTATCAATCAAAACAATTCTATCACCTTGAACGACTTGCGCAGCACCAATGGAACCTTTATCAATGGAAACCGAATAAGCGAACCAACGATATTAAATGACGGTGATTTGGTAAATATCGGACCGTTTCGCTTTATGTTTTCGCAGGGTTTTCTGTATCGCAGCCAAGATGATGACAGCATACGTATTGATGTGTTGAGCCTGAGCAAGCAAGTCAACCCGAATACGACTCTTCTGCACAACTGCACTTTTACAATTTTGCCGCGCGAATTTGTGGCGATTGTAGGCGGTAGCGGCACCGGAAAATCTACCCTCATGGATGCAATCAGCGGAGTACGAATTGCCAATAAAGGGTCGGTGCTGTACAACCGAGCCGAATATTACCCCCAAATGGAGGTATATCGTTCTGCCATTGGCTATGTCCCGCAGGATGATATTGTGCCAACCGAATTGACGGTGGAGAGCGCGTTGAGATATGCCGCGCGGCTGCGTTTGCCGGAGGATACCAGCGCAGAGGAATTCAAAGAACGGCTCGAAGATGTAATGGACGATTTGAGCCTCACCCAAAGGCGCGATACTCCCATAAATCTATTGAGCGGCGGACAGCGCAAAAGAGTAAGCATAGCAGCAGAATTGATCAGCAAACCAAGCCTGTTCTTTCTAGATGAACCTACCAGCGGGTTAGATCCCGGTCTAGAAGGGCGTATGATGCAACTGTTGCGCAAGTTAGCAGATCAGGGGCGCACCGTAGTGCTGATTACCCACGCTACTCAAAATGTGGAGCTTTGCGATAGGGTGCTGTTCCTAGCGCGAGGCGGGTTTGTGGCTTTCTACGGGAAACCAACAGACGCACTCACTTATTTTGGTGTTCAGAAATTCCCCGATATTTATACTAAGCTGGAACAAGAACGCAGCCCCGAAGAGTGGGCGCAGTTATTCCAGCAATCAGCCTATTACAACCGGAATGTGGTATCACGCTTGCGAGCAGTGGCAGGCGAGGCTAACAAATACGGCATCAACGTTGAGAATAGCGTTTCGGTATCCGGTTTGATCAACCAAGTCATGCAAACAATGCCCAAGGTTTTGTTCCGCCATGCCAAAGTGCGGGTTTCAGCCTTAACCCAATACCTGATTCTCACCCGCCGCTATTTTGAAACGCTGCTGGCGGATCGCCGAAACCTAATAACCTTGCTGGTACAAGCGCCCATAATCGCTTTGCTGTTGGTGCTGGTCTTTAACCGAAGCGATTGGGATTCCGACACCGGAGATTTCGGCAGCGCCAAGTCACTGGTATTTATGATGACCATCGTAGCGGTCTGGTTCGGAACAAACAACGCTGCCCGCGAAATCGTCAAGGAAAACAGCATCTACCGACGCGAAAGGCGTATCGGGTTAAAGCTCGCACCCTATATATTTTCTAAGCTAACGGTGCAATTCTTGCTGGTGTTGGTTC contains:
- a CDS encoding FHA domain-containing protein; translated protein: MSDTKTGASQRTSSQISARLFMLAGTQQGREYPLVDRVTTIGRGINNDIVISDPQTSRRHVEITFENGVYTAIDQGSANGFYVNEHQTQRAVLKDGDIITIGLVRMAFRTTQGELPALNLPPASTGINIPLIEPTAILQSAPPPAQAVPPPPTGVAVVPTPIDERGLEQIDLRVRQLTAIGRDRTANEIVLDNPQVSRRHAQIINQNNSITLNDLRSTNGTFINGNRISEPTILNDGDLVNIGPFRFMFSQGFLYRSQDDDSIRIDVLSLSKQVNPNTTLLHNCTFTILPREFVAIVGGSGTGKSTLMDAISGVRIANKGSVLYNRAEYYPQMEVYRSAIGYVPQDDIVPTELTVESALRYAARLRLPEDTSAEEFKERLEDVMDDLSLTQRRDTPINLLSGGQRKRVSIAAELISKPSLFFLDEPTSGLDPGLEGRMMQLLRKLADQGRTVVLITHATQNVELCDRVLFLARGGFVAFYGKPTDALTYFGVQKFPDIYTKLEQERSPEEWAQLFQQSAYYNRNVVSRLRAVAGEANKYGINVENSVSVSGLINQVMQTMPKVLFRHAKVRVSALTQYLILTRRYFETLLADRRNLITLLVQAPIIALLLVLVFNRSDWDSDTGDFGSAKSLVFMMTIVAVWFGTNNAAREIVKENSIYRRERRIGLKLAPYIFSKLTVQFLLVLVQTLLMMLILWLGIGLNKPSPEYLFYIFLTMLLTALSGVTMGLLISALSKNSDRANYFVPLILIPQIIFSGAVVALDKMGAIGHVISSVMVARWGYEATGSLVGLDNLPSPKIRFSGPPPEFAADLERLFRGSLKYDAPDWYLIPKRNLEFDVSVYLRWGIIGLIIVVSITLIFLFQYRKDRDYSK